From one Treponema denticola genomic stretch:
- a CDS encoding Ig-like domain-containing protein, producing MKKITIYLLIILSSLSLLYARGSKDIDSVQMTNKESWQQSIDISGKKKGKYNVLIKAVDIAGNEGYVGPFNMYIDPNSDLPIVNISNPKTEAVVSGNINIIGTCVDDDAVDYVELRIDGGESIYRAKGKEFWSYYINTENFEEGTHTIEAWGVDVNGVKGKPVKNSFYINRLSPITTIENKSLGELVSGKITIDGTVEDGNGIERLLYSLNNGENFEELKLSHNKRTKQSKFSLKLNTKTIEDGPKVIWFKAIDKQGKIGIHTFLLFVDNTSPLVEFIYPEGENPTEPVFSVAGKAMDSVGLSSLSWKCNNESGEFELTPGNNYWIKEFDVSKSGAKTAVVEITATDIAGNVVKIKKSIAIDQNKGKPVIEMLKPVMDTEVFEDLYIAGVVHDLYGASEIRYKIDKGEEKIIPAFAAGFGAVEKGISAGNHTLTIYAVNKKGISGTPVSINFKAEGKEPVISFDNGETVIPIYNAQSKASTSVHVKAPSGLKYISAGFNGEEEASLPVKTGQTEYVIKTNVNTKSEPGLYTVSVTATDINDRITKQTLVICVVNISGSGAEENLVWAKTNLNENNQVVLTEGKSLFGVYQPREGMVIESLAVIGGKNIEAEYEGSLIKLTVNGDGLYKGVGVKITDSEGTVYTSPLVDILSDMAPPAINLDISEAAAFVNKSINLKGTASDGAGIKTVEYSLGSDSPYVKLSAAFNETINISGQPDGPILLTIKAVDLAGKESFENRVFYKDSEAPEAVMVLPETDGKVNGSIYAAFKITDRFPDVKAEYKGASKGAEWQSFENSSLPNLIIGSAKEPLSKNMQFRFTDLAGNTRNFNSYSFDIDNSEDAPRVDLHLPDENEIITSDFEISGMVYDDDEAAKIYYKIDKGSYKSMDIKNSFSIPILLSELTDNEHEITMYAEDIYGVTSQPVTRKIRVSLEVPQVGVSYPLITDTVQGISVISGSSLDKNGIKKVEVSFDNGLTYNLAEGGEKWQYRINTHIINDGTHVVFVKATDNYEQVCLYSTLINIDNTPPSLQLEYPLTGSKLDNNLFVSGHVYDNISLEGVMLKIKSLDGKAVPQKLSEIKLETDIILSKDIDISSLPEGRYNLEISGVDKANNTNEVSVNFDVYRRKDRNKLELLYPLNGETVRGEFNIYGRLIVDNAVEEAALYIDGKEVERASVSKTGYVCFKINSEKLVNGEHSLELRANRAGVGPLNSEVHKINYTAEGPWITIDNFAMGDFAIERPYLRGRAGYTVSEEEKTLVSSKEATSEDKRAFKAKRIKYVEISFDNGKTFAPVKSAANWKYRLETDDMAEGNHFLLLRAVMENKETAVCRTIIKIDKTAPKVTLISPGEGGRYNGAIEFSGLSSDDIELSSVEALLRKGDKNSYGVPKFIQGLHVEGAFWGASLWNIGIGLSFFDDNVKLQLHYGQFLQSQFTVLYGNHQIRYGGHIISLKLLANVYELPFGYYFGPDWKWLYLDVALGAQFSLFTNTQSGRPQILSALLTQIEFPRVKFHKQKYFSSFSLFTEGQLWFIPTDVDSKSKKSAIKSVIPHISVGIRVDIF from the coding sequence ATGAAGAAAATAACAATTTATTTGTTGATTATATTGAGCTCTTTGAGTCTGCTATACGCAAGAGGGTCAAAAGATATAGACAGTGTACAAATGACCAATAAAGAAAGCTGGCAGCAATCGATAGATATATCAGGAAAGAAGAAAGGAAAATACAATGTATTGATAAAGGCTGTAGATATAGCCGGCAATGAGGGCTATGTAGGACCTTTTAATATGTATATAGACCCTAATTCCGACTTACCGATAGTAAACATAAGTAATCCTAAAACTGAAGCCGTAGTATCAGGAAATATAAACATAATAGGAACCTGTGTAGATGATGATGCTGTAGACTATGTAGAGCTACGCATAGACGGCGGAGAAAGTATCTACCGAGCCAAAGGCAAAGAATTTTGGTCGTATTACATAAACACGGAAAATTTTGAAGAAGGAACACACACAATAGAAGCTTGGGGTGTAGACGTTAACGGGGTAAAAGGAAAACCCGTAAAAAACAGCTTTTACATAAACCGCTTATCGCCAATAACTACAATAGAAAATAAGAGTTTAGGAGAACTTGTTTCAGGTAAGATAACAATTGACGGAACAGTAGAAGACGGAAACGGTATAGAAAGGCTGCTATACTCATTGAACAATGGAGAAAACTTTGAAGAACTAAAACTATCCCATAATAAAAGGACAAAACAGTCAAAGTTTTCATTAAAACTAAACACAAAAACAATAGAAGACGGGCCTAAAGTAATCTGGTTTAAGGCAATAGATAAGCAAGGAAAGATAGGTATACACACATTTTTATTGTTTGTAGATAATACGTCCCCTTTAGTAGAGTTTATCTATCCGGAAGGAGAAAATCCGACTGAGCCTGTATTTTCTGTAGCAGGAAAGGCTATGGATTCGGTAGGTTTATCAAGTTTATCTTGGAAGTGTAACAACGAGAGCGGCGAATTTGAACTTACCCCCGGAAATAATTATTGGATAAAAGAATTCGATGTAAGCAAAAGCGGCGCTAAGACTGCAGTTGTCGAAATAACTGCAACGGACATCGCCGGAAACGTAGTAAAGATAAAAAAAAGCATCGCAATAGATCAAAATAAAGGAAAGCCTGTAATAGAAATGCTAAAACCTGTTATGGATACGGAGGTTTTTGAAGATCTTTATATAGCAGGTGTAGTGCATGACCTATATGGAGCTAGTGAAATACGATACAAAATAGATAAGGGTGAAGAAAAAATTATACCTGCATTTGCTGCCGGTTTTGGAGCCGTAGAAAAAGGAATAAGTGCAGGAAACCATACATTAACAATATATGCAGTGAACAAAAAAGGAATATCCGGTACTCCTGTAAGTATAAATTTCAAAGCAGAGGGTAAGGAACCTGTTATATCATTTGATAATGGTGAGACCGTAATACCTATATATAATGCCCAATCTAAGGCTTCTACGTCGGTACATGTAAAAGCTCCTTCAGGTTTAAAATATATAAGTGCAGGTTTTAACGGAGAAGAAGAAGCCTCATTGCCCGTAAAGACCGGACAGACGGAATATGTAATAAAAACAAATGTAAATACCAAATCCGAACCGGGATTGTATACTGTTTCCGTTACGGCAACCGACATAAATGACAGAATTACCAAACAAACCTTAGTTATTTGTGTTGTAAATATATCCGGATCAGGTGCGGAAGAAAATCTGGTCTGGGCTAAAACCAATTTGAATGAGAATAATCAGGTTGTTTTAACTGAAGGAAAATCCTTATTCGGTGTTTACCAGCCAAGAGAAGGAATGGTTATAGAATCTTTGGCCGTTATAGGCGGTAAAAACATTGAGGCTGAATATGAAGGCAGCTTGATAAAATTAACCGTAAACGGAGACGGCTTATATAAAGGTGTAGGTGTAAAAATTACCGACAGTGAAGGAACAGTATATACGAGTCCCCTTGTCGACATTCTTTCAGATATGGCTCCGCCTGCGATAAACCTTGATATAAGCGAAGCTGCAGCTTTTGTAAATAAGTCTATAAATTTAAAGGGTACGGCCTCGGACGGAGCCGGCATTAAAACCGTAGAATACAGTCTGGGCAGCGATTCTCCTTATGTAAAGTTGTCTGCCGCTTTTAATGAAACTATAAATATAAGCGGACAACCTGACGGCCCGATACTGCTTACCATAAAAGCCGTCGATTTAGCCGGAAAAGAGAGCTTTGAAAATAGAGTATTTTATAAGGACAGCGAAGCCCCTGAGGCCGTTATGGTATTACCTGAGACTGATGGAAAGGTAAACGGTTCAATATACGCGGCTTTTAAGATAACTGATAGATTTCCCGACGTAAAAGCAGAATATAAGGGTGCAAGTAAAGGTGCTGAATGGCAAAGTTTTGAAAATAGCTCCTTACCTAACCTTATAATAGGCAGTGCAAAAGAGCCTTTAAGTAAGAACATGCAGTTTAGGTTTACCGACCTTGCAGGGAATACGAGGAATTTCAATAGCTATAGTTTTGATATAGACAATAGTGAAGATGCCCCAAGGGTAGATTTACATTTGCCGGATGAAAATGAAATTATAACGAGCGACTTTGAGATATCAGGTATGGTTTATGATGACGATGAAGCTGCAAAGATCTATTACAAAATAGATAAGGGCTCTTATAAGTCGATGGATATAAAAAACAGCTTTTCGATACCCATATTGTTAAGCGAGCTTACTGATAATGAGCATGAAATAACCATGTATGCTGAAGATATTTACGGAGTAACAAGCCAACCTGTAACTAGAAAGATAAGAGTGTCTTTAGAAGTACCTCAGGTTGGGGTGTCTTATCCTCTTATAACGGACACAGTACAAGGGATAAGCGTAATATCGGGTAGTTCCTTGGATAAAAACGGAATCAAAAAGGTTGAAGTATCTTTTGATAACGGTTTGACATATAACCTTGCAGAAGGCGGGGAAAAATGGCAGTACCGTATAAATACCCATATAATAAATGACGGAACCCATGTAGTTTTTGTAAAGGCTACGGATAATTATGAGCAAGTATGTTTATATTCTACATTAATTAACATAGACAATACGCCTCCTTCATTACAACTGGAATATCCGCTGACGGGTTCCAAATTGGATAACAATCTTTTTGTGTCGGGACATGTATATGATAACATTTCTCTTGAAGGAGTAATGCTAAAAATAAAGAGCCTTGATGGAAAGGCTGTGCCTCAAAAATTATCCGAGATAAAACTTGAAACGGATATAATCCTTTCAAAAGATATAGATATAAGCTCATTGCCTGAAGGAAGGTATAATCTTGAAATAAGCGGTGTAGATAAGGCAAATAATACTAATGAGGTCTCTGTAAATTTTGATGTTTATAGAAGGAAGGATAGAAACAAATTAGAGCTGCTATATCCTTTAAACGGCGAGACGGTAAGGGGGGAGTTCAATATATATGGAAGGCTGATAGTAGATAATGCTGTAGAAGAAGCCGCTTTATATATAGACGGAAAAGAAGTTGAAAGGGCCTCTGTATCTAAAACAGGCTATGTTTGTTTTAAGATAAACAGTGAAAAGCTTGTAAATGGAGAACATAGTCTTGAGTTAAGGGCAAATCGTGCAGGTGTCGGACCGCTTAATTCTGAGGTACATAAGATAAATTATACGGCAGAAGGGCCTTGGATTACCATAGACAACTTTGCGATGGGAGACTTTGCGATAGAAAGACCTTACCTTAGAGGAAGAGCCGGCTATACGGTATCCGAAGAAGAAAAGACTCTGGTATCCTCAAAAGAGGCTACATCTGAGGATAAAAGAGCATTTAAGGCAAAGCGCATTAAGTATGTAGAAATCAGTTTTGATAACGGAAAAACCTTTGCTCCTGTTAAGTCGGCTGCTAATTGGAAGTATAGACTTGAGACAGATGATATGGCGGAGGGAAATCACTTTTTATTGTTAAGAGCCGTTATGGAAAATAAAGAAACAGCGGTTTGCAGGACAATAATAAAGATTGATAAGACGGCTCCGAAAGTAACATTGATATCGCCCGGAGAAGGAGGCAGGTACAACGGAGCGATAGAGTTTAGCGGCTTATCTTCTGATGACATAGAGCTATCGAGTGTAGAAGCTCTTTTGAGGAAGGGAGATAAGAACAGCTATGGAGTGCCTAAGTTTATTCAAGGCTTACATGTAGAAGGCGCTTTTTGGGGTGCTTCGTTGTGGAACATAGGCATCGGGTTGAGCTTTTTTGATGATAATGTAAAGCTGCAGCTTCATTACGGACAGTTTTTACAAAGTCAGTTTACAGTATTATATGGTAATCACCAAATTAGATACGGAGGGCATATAATATCGTTAAAACTTTTAGCTAACGTATATGAGCTGCCTTTCGGTTACTATTTTGGACCTGATTGGAAATGGTTATATTTGGATGTGGCCTTGGGTGCACAGTTTTCGCTTTTTACAAATACCCAAAGCGGCCGCCCTCAAATATTGTCGGCTTTGCTTACACAAATTGAATTTCCGCGTGTGAAATTCCATAAGCAAAAATATTTTAGTTCTTTCTCGTTATTTACGGAAGGACAGTTATGGTTTATTCCTACTGATGTAGATTCAAAGAGTAAAAAATCTGCAATCAAATCGGTTATTCCGCATATATCCGTAGGTATAAGGGTTGATATATTCTAA
- a CDS encoding MATE family efflux transporter yields the protein MKLKFIGQTTAQRRELILTASPLKTLIILSLPALMMAMLQAMMPFTDGLFINRLTDHVTASAVSFSQPIIFIVLALGQGLSVGATAIIGQLNGRGDIDESKKVATQIFIFSFLLGIASIPLLFIIGTIISYTLKSEIAPLVFRYISLYCFVMPLSFMEAIYNGIKNANGKPEAPFFRMIIMLIIKIIGNFIFLYIFRMKIDGCVLASLLANMVVAAWMFYDLFLKKNPDKLSLKNFKFSSPTLKELLHVGFPAMINYAFVYLGFFLINREMEPYGAVILNGQSIASNISTICFNIPGCFSAAVTTMVSMNIGSENPKKAKRACLLGCITSAISGAVLIAVIVPSSAYLVSMFKPEMPEIGDIAVKALHIYTYSVIGFGICMTIQGAFIGLGKTKIPLMLGILRIWLLRYIFILTTERYLSYYSIYWGNLFSNLTAGLVAIILILNTKWVSGIKK from the coding sequence ATGAAGCTTAAATTTATAGGACAAACCACAGCACAAAGGCGCGAGCTTATTTTAACGGCTTCTCCTCTCAAAACCCTAATCATTCTTTCTTTACCGGCTCTAATGATGGCCATGCTGCAGGCTATGATGCCTTTTACGGATGGCCTTTTTATAAATAGGCTTACTGACCATGTAACAGCCAGTGCAGTCAGTTTTTCCCAGCCTATAATCTTCATTGTTTTGGCTCTCGGTCAAGGCTTAAGTGTCGGAGCTACGGCAATTATCGGACAGCTTAACGGACGAGGCGATATTGATGAAAGTAAAAAGGTAGCAACCCAAATTTTTATATTTTCTTTTTTATTGGGAATAGCCTCAATTCCTCTTTTATTTATAATAGGAACAATAATAAGTTATACCCTCAAAAGCGAAATAGCCCCCTTGGTTTTTAGATACATTTCGCTTTATTGTTTTGTAATGCCTCTCAGCTTTATGGAAGCTATCTACAATGGTATAAAAAATGCAAACGGCAAGCCTGAAGCTCCTTTTTTTAGAATGATTATAATGCTTATAATCAAAATAATAGGCAATTTTATATTTCTATATATTTTTAGAATGAAAATAGACGGCTGCGTCCTAGCTTCCCTTTTAGCCAATATGGTAGTAGCAGCATGGATGTTCTATGATCTTTTTTTAAAAAAGAACCCCGATAAACTTAGTTTAAAAAATTTTAAGTTTTCTTCTCCTACTCTCAAAGAGCTCTTACATGTAGGTTTCCCTGCAATGATAAATTACGCCTTTGTTTATCTCGGCTTTTTTTTAATAAACAGAGAAATGGAACCTTACGGAGCTGTTATTTTAAACGGACAAAGTATTGCAAGCAATATTTCTACAATTTGTTTTAATATTCCCGGCTGTTTTAGTGCTGCCGTTACAACTATGGTCAGCATGAACATAGGCTCCGAAAATCCGAAAAAGGCAAAAAGAGCCTGTCTTTTAGGCTGTATTACAAGTGCTATAAGCGGAGCAGTGCTGATTGCCGTTATTGTGCCTTCTTCCGCCTATCTCGTATCGATGTTTAAGCCGGAAATGCCCGAAATCGGCGATATTGCCGTTAAAGCACTGCATATTTATACCTACTCGGTCATAGGCTTCGGCATCTGTATGACAATTCAAGGAGCCTTTATAGGCCTAGGCAAAACGAAGATTCCGTTAATGCTGGGTATTTTGCGCATCTGGCTTTTACGCTATATTTTCATTCTTACAACCGAAAGATATCTCTCCTACTATTCGATATATTGGGGCAACCTTTTTTCAAACCTCACTGCCGGCCTTGTTGCAATTATCTTGATATTGAACACCAAGTGGGTTTCGGGAATTAAAAAATAA
- a CDS encoding TDE2712 family protein, which yields MKNIKIDFDVLEMMIFFWESVASKDKMGDDYFMSIAEKPQMEVVYNEDFSKDSVRRVMSAISNREKLNNRTLSESRFWNNNMWILEDLQTMHNMMAPIKTLNLAELTEKYKASTKFDEIELIFIPAHAEEFYIKGNKIYINFFKLIPNYEDPKDIKIAGLPLKEYVIKKIEGLLH from the coding sequence ATGAAAAATATAAAGATTGATTTTGATGTTTTGGAAATGATGATTTTCTTTTGGGAAAGCGTAGCCTCAAAGGATAAGATGGGAGACGATTACTTTATGAGCATTGCCGAAAAGCCTCAGATGGAAGTCGTTTACAATGAGGACTTTTCGAAAGATTCTGTCCGCAGGGTTATGTCTGCAATTTCCAATAGGGAAAAACTGAACAACCGCACCTTGAGCGAAAGCCGCTTTTGGAATAACAATATGTGGATTCTGGAAGACTTACAAACCATGCACAATATGATGGCTCCGATTAAAACACTAAACCTTGCAGAGCTTACGGAAAAGTACAAGGCCTCGACAAAATTCGATGAGATTGAGCTCATCTTCATTCCTGCCCATGCAGAAGAATTCTACATAAAGGGTAATAAAATTTATATCAACTTTTTTAAACTTATTCCGAATTATGAAGATCCGAAAGATATTAAGATTGCGGGTCTCCCCTTAAAAGAATATGTAATTAAAAAGATTGAGGGTTTGTTGCACTAA
- a CDS encoding TrmH family RNA methyltransferase, whose amino-acid sequence MGKKFEKELPVCGFESCLALAKYHPEKISRLFFSEKRAKQFGEVCKYLASNKRLYRIVSDDELEKLSESVHHQGVTAMIFEPEIPVLEHEEINLWAQNKEHVLMLDEIGNANNLGAIIRSAAFFGIENIVLTKEDKQASITTSAYRVAQGGMEFVKIFKVSSTAWFLRQCRGRLTCIGTDLRAHHEIADLGRLVEKDEACVIVLGNEERGISEEAKKLCAHLVKIKGSGNVESLNVAQAATLFCHSLSATNPQSF is encoded by the coding sequence ATGGGTAAAAAATTTGAAAAAGAATTGCCGGTTTGCGGCTTTGAAAGCTGTCTTGCTTTGGCAAAATATCATCCCGAAAAAATCTCCCGTCTGTTTTTTTCGGAAAAAAGAGCAAAGCAGTTCGGCGAGGTTTGTAAGTATTTGGCTTCCAATAAAAGGTTATATAGAATAGTTTCCGATGATGAATTGGAAAAGCTTTCGGAATCGGTGCATCATCAGGGCGTAACAGCGATGATCTTTGAGCCTGAAATTCCTGTTTTAGAACATGAAGAAATAAACCTGTGGGCTCAAAATAAGGAGCATGTTTTAATGCTCGATGAAATAGGAAATGCAAACAATTTGGGAGCAATAATAAGAAGTGCCGCTTTTTTCGGTATAGAAAATATAGTTTTAACAAAGGAAGATAAACAGGCTTCGATTACGACCTCGGCTTACAGGGTCGCACAGGGCGGAATGGAATTTGTAAAAATCTTTAAGGTTTCATCAACGGCTTGGTTTTTAAGGCAGTGCCGAGGAAGGCTTACCTGTATAGGCACGGACTTAAGAGCCCACCACGAAATAGCTGACCTTGGAAGATTAGTCGAAAAAGATGAGGCTTGTGTTATTGTCTTAGGAAATGAAGAAAGGGGAATCAGCGAGGAGGCTAAAAAGCTTTGCGCCCACCTTGTAAAAATAAAGGGAAGCGGCAATGTGGAAAGCTTAAATGTCGCTCAAGCCGCAACCCTTTTTTGCCATAGTCTTAGTGCAACAAACCCTCAATCTTTTTAA
- a CDS encoding HAD family hydrolase: MKKACIFDLDGTLTNSLYSISHFLNAETAKYGIPPVDAEEFKILTGNGARKLVQRVLERTGKNDKALEEKILTEYNAAYDADPVYLCEAYKGIKELLADLIKNGISVNVLSNKPHSTTEKVVKTIFGENTFSCILGARDSVALKPDPAGVYEILKMLKLEKKDCLYIGDTATDVQTGKNAGLFTIGVLWGFRKRPELEQAGADAIISSPEEILKIALS; the protein is encoded by the coding sequence ATGAAAAAAGCATGTATTTTTGATTTGGACGGGACCCTAACCAACTCCCTTTATTCGATATCTCATTTTTTAAATGCTGAAACGGCAAAATACGGTATACCGCCTGTAGATGCGGAAGAATTTAAAATTTTAACAGGCAACGGCGCAAGAAAACTTGTACAAAGAGTTCTTGAACGCACAGGAAAAAACGATAAGGCCTTAGAAGAAAAAATTCTTACAGAATATAATGCAGCCTATGATGCCGATCCCGTATATCTATGCGAGGCCTATAAAGGAATTAAAGAGCTTTTAGCGGATTTAATCAAAAACGGGATTTCCGTAAATGTGCTTTCAAACAAGCCCCATTCCACAACAGAAAAGGTTGTTAAAACAATCTTCGGTGAAAATACTTTTTCGTGTATCCTAGGAGCCCGGGATTCGGTCGCTCTAAAACCTGACCCTGCAGGTGTCTATGAAATTTTAAAAATGCTCAAGCTCGAAAAAAAAGATTGCCTTTATATAGGAGACACGGCAACGGATGTTCAAACCGGAAAAAATGCTGGCCTTTTTACAATCGGTGTTTTATGGGGTTTTAGAAAGCGCCCGGAATTGGAACAAGCCGGAGCCGATGCAATAATTTCAAGCCCTGAAGAAATCTTAAAAATAGCCTTAAGCTAA
- a CDS encoding diacylglycerol/polyprenol kinase family protein — MSFLRNLRYKKLSQNARVEDLIKETFRKTIHLCAALVPLFARYFFYPTVIALSAITFFYVIFEILRLKGYQIFMVSSITGFAARERDKGKFVLGPVTLSIGVISTLLIFPFEDASIGIMALALGDGLASLVGKFWGRQHLNISKDKTIAGSIACFTAVFISTIAISRSFIKSFFIAAIAAGTEALPLKDFDNILIPLVCAGAALVLGV, encoded by the coding sequence ATGAGTTTTTTAAGGAATCTGCGGTATAAAAAACTTTCTCAAAATGCAAGGGTAGAAGATTTGATAAAGGAAACCTTCCGTAAAACGATTCATCTTTGTGCTGCCCTTGTTCCACTCTTTGCAAGATACTTTTTTTATCCAACAGTTATAGCCTTGTCTGCCATAACCTTTTTTTATGTTATCTTTGAAATTTTACGATTAAAGGGCTATCAGATTTTTATGGTTTCAAGCATTACCGGCTTTGCTGCACGGGAACGGGATAAGGGAAAATTTGTGCTGGGCCCCGTAACTCTTTCTATAGGCGTTATAAGCACCCTTCTTATCTTTCCATTTGAAGATGCAAGTATAGGGATTATGGCTTTGGCTCTCGGAGACGGTCTTGCAAGCCTTGTCGGAAAATTTTGGGGAAGACAGCACCTAAATATTTCCAAGGATAAAACAATAGCAGGAAGTATAGCCTGTTTTACGGCAGTTTTTATTTCTACCATTGCGATAAGCAGGAGTTTTATAAAAAGCTTTTTTATTGCAGCCATTGCAGCAGGAACGGAAGCTCTTCCCTTAAAAGACTTTGACAATATACTGATACCGCTTGTCTGTGCAGGGGCTGCCTTAGTATTGGGTGTCTAA
- the mgtE gene encoding magnesium transporter yields the protein MELKENKFKQIKYLLSEKRYIEVQRLLAELNEVDIAEFLETESAQNAILMFRMLPKSMAAEVFTLLPTEQQSRFIAAATDKELVSILDEIFLDDMVDIVEEMPANVVKKILKNTGSEERMLINQFLKYPKDSAGSLMTIEYVDLKKGMTVKQALDYIRKIGLESETIYTCYVTDKNRVLEGFISLKELVLADEDKKIEQIFNREYICVNTHDDQEKVAFTFKKYGFLALPVVDNENRLIGIITVDDIMDVMEQEATEDFQRMAAMQPNEETYLETGIFKLAKHRIGWLLLLMVSETFTGTIIERYTHLLASMTILTAFIPMLMDTGGNSGSQSSTLIIRGLATGEIDLKDWKKVFFKELGIAVLVGFTLGLFSFLKSVFLGGRNPMIALTVGATLVATVTVAKITGGLLPIMAKKLKLDPAIMAGPLITTIVDTVSLILYFKIATVLCAGMF from the coding sequence ATGGAATTGAAAGAAAACAAGTTTAAACAAATAAAATATTTATTATCCGAAAAACGGTATATTGAAGTGCAAAGGCTTTTGGCCGAGTTAAACGAGGTCGATATAGCCGAATTCCTTGAGACCGAATCTGCACAAAATGCCATTCTTATGTTCAGAATGCTGCCTAAAAGCATGGCGGCCGAAGTGTTTACTCTTTTACCCACAGAACAGCAAAGCCGTTTTATAGCCGCTGCTACCGATAAGGAGCTGGTTTCAATATTGGACGAAATCTTCTTGGACGATATGGTAGACATTGTTGAAGAAATGCCCGCAAACGTTGTTAAAAAAATCCTAAAAAATACCGGCAGTGAAGAGCGGATGCTAATCAATCAGTTCCTAAAATATCCCAAGGACTCGGCCGGAAGCCTTATGACTATCGAGTATGTAGACTTAAAAAAAGGGATGACCGTAAAACAAGCCCTTGACTATATCCGCAAGATAGGTTTGGAAAGTGAAACCATTTACACCTGTTATGTTACCGATAAAAATAGAGTCCTTGAAGGTTTTATTTCTCTTAAAGAATTGGTGCTTGCCGATGAAGATAAAAAGATTGAACAGATTTTTAATAGAGAGTATATATGTGTAAACACCCATGATGATCAGGAAAAGGTTGCCTTCACTTTTAAGAAATACGGTTTTTTGGCTCTCCCCGTTGTCGATAACGAAAACCGCCTCATCGGTATTATTACCGTCGACGACATAATGGATGTTATGGAGCAGGAGGCTACCGAAGACTTTCAGAGGATGGCCGCTATGCAGCCTAACGAAGAAACCTACCTTGAAACGGGAATCTTTAAACTTGCAAAGCACCGAATAGGCTGGCTTCTTTTGCTCATGGTATCCGAAACATTTACCGGAACTATAATCGAACGCTACACCCATTTGCTTGCCTCAATGACTATTTTGACTGCCTTTATTCCCATGTTGATGGACACAGGCGGTAATTCTGGCAGTCAATCTTCAACCTTGATTATCCGAGGTTTGGCTACCGGAGAAATCGACTTAAAGGATTGGAAAAAGGTTTTTTTTAAGGAGTTGGGCATTGCCGTGTTGGTGGGCTTTACCTTAGGCCTTTTCAGTTTTTTAAAATCGGTCTTCCTTGGGGGGAGAAATCCTATGATAGCCCTTACTGTGGGTGCAACCCTCGTTGCAACCGTAACTGTAGCAAAGATTACCGGCGGCCTTCTCCCCATTATGGCAAAAAAATTAAAACTCGATCCTGCGATTATGGCCGGTCCCCTGATTACAACCATTGTAGATACCGTAAGTTTGATTCTTTACTTTAAGATAGCTACGGTTTTGTGTGCAGGAATGTTTTAA
- a CDS encoding 16S rRNA (uracil(1498)-N(3))-methyltransferase: protein MNIVLFSDDDCVNPDCINDDCVFYKNDERINGGFVFYKKDERYLHIKKVLHLKEGDVFKAGIINGKIGAALISHLSEEKIVFSFCPNTPDKLETRPLPLPPIKIILGFPRPIQLRRILRSAASLGFAEIVLCGTELGERSYLKSNLSSPEEIKKYLLDGISQAGQTLLPDFSFCNSVKEALKDLKTASFKGCKVLLDIGGFPSLSTFKMKKGEELTIAIGSERGWTQNEREAFLAEGFISYSMGKRILRTETALTSALSVLLANNGFWE, encoded by the coding sequence ATGAATATTGTTTTGTTTTCAGATGACGATTGTGTAAATCCCGATTGCATAAATGATGATTGTGTTTTTTACAAAAATGATGAACGCATAAACGGCGGCTTTGTCTTTTATAAAAAAGATGAACGCTATCTTCACATAAAAAAGGTTTTGCACTTAAAAGAAGGCGATGTTTTTAAGGCCGGAATCATAAACGGAAAAATAGGTGCGGCTCTTATCTCTCACCTTTCAGAAGAAAAAATAGTTTTTTCTTTTTGCCCGAATACGCCCGATAAACTTGAGACGAGACCGCTGCCTCTTCCGCCCATAAAAATAATTCTGGGCTTTCCCCGCCCCATTCAGTTGAGGCGTATCCTGCGGAGCGCTGCGAGTTTGGGCTTTGCTGAAATTGTACTATGCGGTACGGAATTGGGGGAGCGTTCCTATTTAAAATCAAACCTTTCAAGCCCCGAAGAAATAAAAAAATATCTTTTAGACGGTATCTCGCAAGCCGGCCAGACCCTGCTGCCTGATTTTTCTTTTTGTAATTCGGTAAAAGAAGCCTTAAAAGATTTAAAGACCGCCTCGTTCAAAGGCTGTAAGGTGCTCCTCGACATAGGAGGTTTTCCTTCTCTTTCAACATTTAAGATGAAAAAAGGAGAAGAACTGACTATAGCAATCGGAAGCGAGAGGGGTTGGACTCAAAATGAAAGGGAAGCCTTTTTGGCTGAAGGCTTTATTTCTTATTCTATGGGAAAACGCATTTTACGCACCGAAACCGCCCTTACTTCCGCTCTGTCCGTTCTTCTTGCAAACAACGGCTTTTGGGAATAG